The window GCGTTGGCTGTGGCGGTCGCGGCGCTGGGGGTGGCGGTATGGGCAGCGATGTGATCGAACTTCAACGTCTGGCGGACCGGTATCGCAGTTCATTTTCGGGTCCATGGGACCCCGTAACTGCCATTGAAGAACTGTGCAGACACCACTCAGTAGTCGTGAATGAGTGGACCGATAGCACTGGCGGTGGTATGTGGATCGGTGTTGCAAAGTTCATTTTGCCAAGGGCTATTGGATACGGGGCCAATGCGGCGGCGCAAAACTTCACTGAGATCGGCGTCCGAGCAGTCCGCGATGTTATTAAAGTTACCGATGCATTAATGCAGGCGAGAGTCACAAACTTCGAAGAGTCTATAAGACTCTTGGAAGAGAACATTGACATCCTGCGAAGCTTGAAGTCGGGCGTGATTTGACCCGAACACAACTCGACCAACCGAGACTCATCCTCGGCGAAGGTGTACCCCATGACCATTACCCTCACAATCAACGGCTCCACGGTCCAGGTAAACCCCGGCGCGTCTGTGCTGGATGCGGTGAACGCGTCCGGCACGTACATATCACAGCTGTGCAAGGACCCGGACATTAAGCCCATCGGGGCGTGCCGGACGTGCCTGGTGCAGATTGAGGGGCAGCGCGGCTTCCCGGCCTCGTGCTCTGTTCCGGCGGCAGACGGGATGAAGGTGGTCACGGACTCGCCGCAACTACGCGCGATCCGGCGCGGCGTTGTGGAGCTGACGCTCGCGATGGTGGGCGGCCCTTCTTCCAAACCCAGCACCCAGTCCCCAGCACCCAGAACCCTCCCGAAGGACTACCGGGAGCTTACCATCGCCGCGCGGTGGCACGAGATCGACGCGCCGCGCTGGGCGAGCAGGCGCCGCGAGGCGGTGGATGCGAGCAACCCCGTGTTCAACATCGCGATGGACGCCTGCATCCTCTGCGGGCGGTGCGCTCAGGCGTGCCAGGACGGCCACCAGTTCATCGGCGCTATCGACTTCCTCGGCGCGGGCCGCAAGAGCCGCATCGGGACGTTCATGGACAAGCCGCTGCTGGAGTCCATCTGCACCACCTGCGGCCAGTGCCTCTCGGTCTGCCCCACGGGCGCGATCGAGGTCAAGGCGCCGGTGAAGAGCGTCGCGAAGACGGTGAACACCACCTGCCCTTACTGCGGCGTCGGGTGCGGCGTGAAGGCGCAGGTGGACGAGCGCGACCGCATCGTAGCGATGCTGGACGATCCGGCCAACCAGTCGAGCGTGGGGATGCTGTGTGTGAAGGGCCGTTTCGGCTACACCTTTGTGCACCACAACGACCGCCTCACAACGCCGCTGATCCGCCGCGAGGGGCAGCTGGTTGAGGCGACGTGGAACGAGGCGCTCGACCTGATCTCCGAGAAGCTGGCCCAGTACCGCGGCGACGAGTTCGCGACGCTGTGCTCCGCCAAGGCGACTAACGAGGACGGGTACGTCCAGCAGAAGTTTTCGCGCCTGGTGATGCAGTCCAACCACATCGACCACTGCACGCGGCTTTGCCACTCGCCGTCAGTGGAGGCGATGCTGGTGGCGCTCGGCAGCGGCGCGACGAGCAACTCGTACATCGATTACGAGGAGGCGGGCTGCCTGGTGATCATCGGCTCGGACGCCAACTCGAACCACCCCGTCGCGGCCTCCCGCATGCGGCGGGCGGTCATTGAGCGCGGGGCGAAGCTGATCGTAATCAACCCGCGCCGCATCGAGATGTGCGACTATGCGGAGCTCTGGCTGCGGCCGCGCCCCGGGACGGACGTCGCCCTCCTGAATGCGATGGCGAAGGTGATCCTGGACGAGGGCCTCGCGGACATGGAGTTCATCGAGCACCGCACCGAGAACTTCGAGGCGTGGCGCGATGTGGTCGCGAAGTACGACCTCCAGCAGGCCGAGGAGCTCACCGGCGTCCCCGCCAAGGACATCGCGAAGGCCGCGCGCATCTACGCCAGGCCGCCCTTCAGTGGCTCATGCCTGATCTGGGGCATGGGCATCACCCAGCACACCAATGGCACCGCGAACGCCCACGGCCTGCTCAACCTGGCGTTCGTCGCCGGGCAGCTGGGCAAGCCGGGCGGAGGCATATCGCCCCTGCGCGGGCAGAACAACGTGCAGGGCTGCGGCGACGCCGGGTGCCTGCCCACCGCCTTCCCGGGCTACCAAACGATCAACCCGTCGAACGTCGCCAAGTTCACCCAGGCGTGGGGCAACCACCCGATACCGCCGCAGATGGGCATGGTCGTCACGGACATGGTCCAGGCGGCGATGGACGGCAAGCTCAAGGCGATGTATGTCACAGGGGAGAATCCTCTGCTCAGCGAGCCGGACCTCCACCACGCCGAGAAGGCGTTCAAGAAGCTGGAGTTCCTCGTCGTCCAGGACATCTTCCTCCACGAGACGTCGCAGATAGCGCACGTCGTCCTGCCTGCTGCCTCGTTCGCGGAAAAAGACGGCACGTTCACGAACAGCGAGCGCCGCGTCCAGCGCGTCCGCAAGGCCGTGGAGCCCATTGGCAATAGCCGGCCGGACTGGGAGATACTGTGCGACCTGGCGACGCGGATGAGCAGGCGGCTGGGTCTGGGGCTGGAGAAGGAGTTCGCGTTCATGCACCCGGCCCAGATATGGGATGAGATGGCGCGCCTGACGCCTATCGTCGCGGGCATCTCCTACGAGCGGCTGGACAAAGAGGGCGGCATCCAGTGGCCCTGCCCGACTCCCGATCACCCCGGCACGCGCTACCTGTACGCCACGGACTTCCCGAGGGGGCCGCGCGCGAAGTTCGTCCCGTTCGAGCAGGGCGCTCCGGCCGAGGAGCTGCCGACGAAGCGGTTCCCGCTCATCCTGAACACCGGCCGCATCCTGTACCATTGGCACGGCGGCACGATCACCTGCCGGGCGGACGGCCTGCTGGCGCGCGCGCCGGAGCTCCAGGTATCGATGAGCGCGGAGGACGGCGCGAAGTACGGCGTCGCGGACGGCGAGTGGATTCGCGTGCTGTCCCGCCGCGGCGAGCTTGAGGGCCGCGCGACCTTCACGGACAAGATGCGGGCGGGCGAGGTCTTCGTCCCGTTCGTGAAGCTGCGCGACCACGCCGCGAACTTCCTCACCAACGCCGCCTTCGACCCTAACTCGAAGATCCCGGAGTACAAGGTCTGCGCCGTACGCATCGAGAAGATCGGCGCGGAGGGCGAGCGGAAGGGCGAGGGCCGCAAGAAGCGGGCGGTGGTGTAGCCCGCGCGATTCATCGCGCCTGTCTTATTCACCAGGTTAGCCTGTCAACAACACGGGCACGATAAATCGTCCAGGCTACAGGAAACCGCCGGCCACGTCACAACACGCCATTCATGTTGATGGAGATTTGCAGATGACATCCGAAGGAATACAGATCCCCAAACCGGACGCGGAGGCGTTCAAACAGGGACGGAAGCTTTACCTTGTCCCGATCTTCTCCCTGCCTAAGGAGATGCCCGTCGAGGGGCAAAAGGTGGTGCACAAGTACTGGTCGGAGGTGCGCGACCAGATTCGCAACCTGGAGCGCATGCTGGGCAAGGTGGCCCACGTGTACCACGAAGCGGTCTTCACGGAGGGCGACGATGCTCTGTCTACAGTGGCAGACATCAACGCAAAGGGCGTGTTGTTGGTACGGGAGCTGTGCCGCGCCGAAGCCAAGCTGCACGCCACCGAGGACCGCGACCTGATGGAGGAGTTCTACGACTGGCACATGGTCCTAACCATCGGCGTCCGCAGCCGGCGTGTCATGACCATGGCGATGGACGCCTACCGCGAGGCAGTCCAGAAGCGCTATGACTCCATCGGCGCAAGAATAGACCAGACGCTGCAAGGCGACGAGTCCGGCGTGCTGATGATCCGCGACGACCATCACGTGCAGTTCGCGCCTGACATACAGGTCTTCTACATCTCGCCGCCCGGCCTCGACGCGATCAAGCGCTGGCTGGATGAGCAGTACCGCTCGGCGATGTCCCAGGCAGCCCCCGGGGACGGCGAGCCGGTTGAGTCCGGCCCACCCGCCCAATCTTGACGCTGTCCCCCAACCGGAAATCACAGAACTCTGTGATGCGGTCCGCCGTTGTATGCCATATCATCTACACACTGTGACGTTAACGCTTCCCGCAGGAGATTCCCATGCCCTACCAGGCAAGCCGCCGTGCAAAGTCCAGCATCTCACCGTTCGTGTTGGTGGCCATCGCTGTGGTAATCGCGATACCGGTTGTCGTCATCGCCATCGCGGTCAACATGTCCGGCGAGATCGAGAGCCGAGCGGACGGCGACGAGTACCCCGCGTGGTCGCCTGACGGCCTGCGGATTGCCCTGGCCTCCGACGATACGGGCGATTGGGATATCTTCACCCAGCGGCCGGACGGCGGGGTTAGAACCAACCTGACCAACACGCCTGAAATCGACGAGACGCGGCCGGTCTGGTCGCCGGACGGAACGATCATCGCCTTCCTCGGCGCCGCCTCCAACGGCACGGACATCTACACGATGCGCCCGGACGGCACGGACCGCAAGAACCTGACCAACCAGCCGGGCTCGTACCTGGACCTTACATGGTCGCCGGACGGCTCAAAGATCGCGTTCGCCTCCAGCCGCGACATTCCGCGAGACGACTGGACACCGGTGCCCGGCTCCTCCATGCAGGGCCCGCCGGTGGACATCCGCCCCGCAGAGCTATACGTCATGAACGCCGACGGCACGGGCGTGCAGCGGCTGACGAACAACGATAAGGCGGACCTGAACCCGAGTTGGTCGCCGGACGGCACACAGCTCGCCTTCCAGTCAAACCGCGACGGCGACTACGAGATATTCGTAATGAACGCCGACGGCAGCGAGCAGAAGCAACTGACGTCGAACAACCGCGTGGACTCCGACCCGGCGTGGTCGCCGGACGGTGCGTGGATAGCGTTCTCGTCCAACCGGGCGCAGACGGAATTCGAAGAGCATACGGGGGCAAGCGGGCAGGTCTTCAGCATATTCCTGATGAGACCGGACGGCTCGGAACAACAGAACCGCTCCGCCAGCATCATCCGCAACGACGGCGCGCCCAGGTGGTCGCCGGATGGCCGGTTCATCCTGTTCGACAGCCGCACGCAGGGCCGCCTTGCCGGCGTCGAGGGCTTCAACGAAATCACGGTCATCACAGGCGCCGGCCTGAACTCGCTCAGGACGCCGTTGACCCCAAGCGACCAGTCCACGGACCCGGACCTCTTCACCAGCGGCGCGTGGGCCCCGGACAGCCGCCGCATCGCCTACGTCTCCCGCGAGAGCAAGCTCGGGCATATCCGGGTCATGGAGATCGCCCTCCCCGGCCAGGCGCAGGCGGTGAGGTAGGCTTGCTCGGGTTGCCACAGTCCCGGCAACTGTCAGACAGGTCAGACATTTCAGGGTCCGCTATGGCACGGGGATGTCCGTGACGCGGCGGTCGCGGATGCCGGCGAGGTACTGCTCCATGACGGCGCGGTCCGCCCCCAGCTCGACGGCCTTGTCCAGGTCCGCCTTGGCCTCCGCGTCCTTGGAGAGCATGGTGTACGCCACCGCGCGGTAGGCGTACGCGTCCACGTAGTTAGGCTCAAGCTTGATGGCGTCGTCCAGGTCTCCAAGAGCGCGGTCAACCAGGTCCAGGTTCATGAGGGCAACTGCGCGGTTCTTGTAGGCCTCAGCGTAAGTGTCGTCCAGGCGTATGGCTTCGTCGAAGTCGCGCGCGGCGGCCTGGTCATCCGCGCCGTCAGCGAACAGCATCCCGCGGTAGTTATAGGCCACGGGCGACTCCGGATTCACCTCGATCGCCTTGTTGTAGTCTGACAGGGCCTCTGCGAAGCCCTCAAGCACGATGAAAGAGTTGCCGCGGTTTATGTAGGCCTCTACGAGCGTCGGCTCCAGCCGAATTGCCTTGTCGAATTCCCGGATGGCGTCTACATGCTGGTCCATGTCCGCATAGACATTGCCGCGGTGGAAGTATGCAACCGGGTCTTCAGGCTCCATGCTGATATAGACGTTGAGGTCGCCCAGCGCCTGCTCGAAGAGGCCCAGACCCGCATGGGCCTGGCTGCGCGCCAGCAGGGCCTCGGAGTCATACGGCGTGACGGCCAAAATTGCTCCGTAGTCCGCCAGCGCCAGCTCGTACTCGCCCATGGCAACGTAGGCGTTGCCGCGGAAGTACTGGGCGGCCTGTGAGTTCGGCGTGATGGCGAGGAGCTGGTTGAAGTCCTTTATCGCCTCGTCCGGCCGGCCGATCTCGGCGTAGATGATGCCCCTGTTTCCGTAGTATGAGGCCGTGTTGGGACTCAGCCGGATGGCCTCGTTGAAGTCCGCGATGGCGCGGTCGAACTCGCCCTGGCGGGCGAAAACGCTGCCCCGCTGCGATCGGGCAGCAGATGAGACAGGGTTCAGGCGGAGGGCGTCTGTAAGGTCCCTGATCGCCTCGTCCAGCTTGCCTGTTGCGCCGTACACCGTGCCTCGGCCAAGGAACGCCTCCGCGTTGTTTGCGTCCAGCGCAATAGCCGACGTGTAGTCGGCAATCGACGTTTCGGCCTGCCGGAGCTCCGCGTAGGCCTTGCCCCTTAGCACGAGTGCCTTCGCGTTGTTGGGCTCCAGCCGCAGCGCCTCGGTCAGGTCTGCCACGGCGCCCTCATATTCACCCTTGTCGCCCTTCAGCTCGCCTCTCAGAGCAAACGCGGCGGCGTGGTCGGCCTTGAGCCTGATTGCCTCATCGACGTCCTGCATGGCAGCAGCCTGTCTGTCCAGGCTGGCCTGGGCCTTCGCCCGGCTGTAAAATGCGTCCGCATTTTTAGCGTCCAGCCGGATGGCCTCATTGAGGGACGCGACGGCGTCCTCCCAGCGTTCTTGCTCCAGGAGCTGGACCCCCTCTTCATAGCGCTTCTTTCCCTCGTTGCCGCAGGCAACCGCGCCCAGTACGACAATTGTCGCAGCGGCGAGGAGAAGCAAGGTCTTCTTCATCTAAGGCTCCATTGTTAAGACTTGACGGCCGCCAACTCAGCACATCTTGAAGCGCCCCTGGACCGACATTCAGAGCTTTAACGGTCCCGGAGGCAACACGGGTCCCAACCATGCCTTGAGGTCACGGAGCACATCGTGGGTGATCTGGTGGCCCATTCGATACTCTCGATAGTAGACGGAATAACCTTCGGATTCAAGAAAGACGCGGGCGTCACGGGCCTCGTCCACGGGTATCATCGAGTCCATGTCGCCGTGGGAGATGAACACGGGCGGCTTGTTGCCTTGCGGAAGCCGGCTCTGCAGCCCTTCCGGGTCCGGCAGCCCGGCGCTCATGGCAATAATGCCGGCGTATAGCTCAGGCCTCGTGAGGCCACACAGGAAGGACATCATCCCTCCCTGTGAGAAACCTCCAAGCACCACCTTGCCGGGCGGAACGCCATAGCTCTCCATGGTTTCATCAACGAGCACGTTGAGCTTCTCCTCAGCCGACCGCCACTGCTCGCTCGTCGACCGGTCGTACCGGTCTGCCCATGCATAGCCGGTCTCGCGGAAGCCGAACCGCATCTCGATCGGGGCGTTCGAGCAAACGTAAACGTAGCCGTGGCTGTCGATCAGCTCAGCCAGCCCGGCCAGGTCCGCCATGTTCGAGCCGAATCCGTGGGCCAGGACCACCATCGGCAGCGGCCGGGAGGGGTCATACGCGTCCGGCTCCAGCGCAATGTACTGCAGCGACTTGCCTTGAAGGGTTTTCGACTTCACTCCCCGCCCCTTGCTCCCGAATGCGCGCCGGCTTACATCTAGAACGCCGGCGGAAGCAATTCGTTTGTGCCCCGTAGGCACCGAAATTTAGTCCTCCTATGTTACCCCAACCGGCGCAAACAAATGTATCCTATATGGAGCAGTTATCCGGAATGCGCAAACGAGGTGTCAATGAGCAAGCTGATTGAGAAGTTGAGCAAGGTTGGGCAGGGACAGGTGCAGGCTATGGGCTTCGCATCTTCCTCACGCAAGAGCGAAGCAAACCCTCACATGCTGCTCATCGGCAAAATCACGCCGGATGCCGCCGCGGACCCCGGGCTGGCCGGCGCCCGCGTGGACGCGTTCCTGCTGGCCCTGGACGCCTGGGATGAGCAAGCTGTCACAGGAATCGCAGGAAAACTCGAGGACCGTGTCTGGGGCATCCGCATGTCCGCAGTAACATCGCAACAGGCGAAAAAGGTCGGGGATTTTGGCGGCGACTTCATCGTCTTCGACGCAGACCCGACGGAGTCCTCGGTACTCGACGAGGAAAAGCTCGGCAAGTTTGTGACGATCACCGACGACATGGACGACGACGTCGGACGCATCGTGAACGCCCTGCCGATCGACGGCGCTTACTTCTCCTCGAACGAGGATCTGCAGGCGATGACCGTAGGAAAACTCATCAACATCGGCCTTGTGAGCGGAGTCCTTTCCGGGCCGGTACTCATGCCTGTGCCGGGAGACCTGTCAACGAAGGACCTGGAGGGCCTGAGGAGCGTCGGAGTAGCCGGGGTCGTGGTCGACCTGGCTTCGTCGTCCGATGTCGCGGAGATCAAGGCTGCCATCGCAGAGATGAGTGCGAAGCGCCCGGCGAAGCGAAAAGGGCGTAATGCGCTTGTCCCGTCCCTGGCTTCCGCCGCAGCTGCGCCCTCTCCCCGCCGGCGCGAGGGGGAAGACGACGGCGAGGACGAGCACGAGGGCCATTGAGGCCCGAGTCAGAGAGATCAGAATGGTATTGAAAGGGAGAGTTGAAAACAAGGGAGTATGCTACTGTGTTGCTGCGCCAGCCTGCTTATAGGCGCGCTCATCACATCTGTCCTTGTCACAATAGCCGTATGCACATTTCTGATAATGTACTACGTGTTTTAGCGTCCCCAGGCCCCGCTATCGCCCGTGGGGTAGCCTATCAGCCAGGTAGCCAGGGAGCCCGCGCTCCTTCATCTTCTTTTGGGTGACGGCAACGTCGTACTTTACGCGGTGGTGGGTCACGGACTTGTCCTTGGAGTTGTATAGCGCGTAGCTGGCGCGGGCATCCCCGTCGCGAGGTTGGCCCACACTGCCGGGATTTATGATAATCCGGTCATTCTTGAGTGCGAACGGCCGGTCCAGCGGAAAGTCAAAGAACGCCGCGCTTTGCCCCTGCGGCTTGCAGAGGAACGGAAGGTGCGAGTGACCCACAAGGCACCTCTTGGTGCCGAGGTGGAGGAAGCTGGCAGTTGCCGCGGCAACGGAAACGACATACTCCCACACGGGGTCGCGGGGGCTGCCGTGGACGATGGTGAAGTCTTCCGTCTCGACGCGGATGGGGAGATCTCGCAGGTACTTGATGTGGTCTTCCTTGAGCTGGGCGACCGCCCAGTGGATGGCAGAGGCGGCGTAGGTGTTGAACGCCTCCAGGCTCAGCCGCCCGACAGCCGCGAGATCGTGGTTGCCCGCGACGCTGCGGTTCTTGTGCTTTCGCAGCAGGTCAACGCACGCCCCGGGGTCTGGGCCGTAGCCCACCAGGTCGCCTAAGGACCAGATCTCGTCGAAGCCCCCGCGCTTCTGGGCGTCTTCGATTACGCCCTCGAACGCCTCAAGGTTGGAATGGACGTCGGATACAATCAGCGCACGCAATGGTCCCGCCTTGAGTCAGCTTTAATCGTACGATTATAATACACGGATGCGCCTCGATGTCGATGCCTTTACATATCCCCTGCAGGGCGATTTGCGCCCGTTCCGAGCCAAAGTGCGAATAGAGACTATCAGCAACAGCCCCGAGGAGACGCAGCGGCTTGGAGAAATCCTCGGCGCAGGCGCGCGCCCCGGCGACATTTTCCTACTCACCGGAAGGCTTGGCGCCGGCAAGACAGCGTTAACCCAGGGCATCGTCAGGGGGACAGGCTCTCCAGATATCGCCAGGAGCCCCACCTTCGTCCTGGTCACCGAGTACGCAGGCAGGCTCCCGGTCTATCACATGGACCTTTATCGCCTGGGCTCCGCTATGGACGTGCTGGACATCGGCGTTGAGGAGTACCTGAACGGCGACGGCTTATGCGTAATCGAATGGGCGGACAAAGCTAAGAATGTCTTTCCCCAGGAGCACCTTTCCATAGCGATCGACTACATTTCGGACACCGTCCGGAGGGTAGTTCTTTCCTCCGAAAGCGAGTCTTACTCGCAGCTATTAAACACGGTGCAGGCCCAACTGGAAAGGAGCCGGGCCAATGGAGCTTAGCATAGATACCTCCACCGGCTTCGCGACCGTCGCAGTCTCCGATGGAGGGCGAATCGTCTCGGAGACGACCTGGCGGGCCGGGCGTAACCACTCCGTGGATCTCGCCCCTACCCTGCTCCGCACGCTGTCACACGCCGGCGTCGCCATAAGTGACATCGCCGCCATTTTCGTCGCGATGGGCCCGGGCGGATTCAGCGCCCTCCGCGTGGGTATGAGCCTGGCCAAATCGCTCGCGATGGCCCGTTCCATACCACTGTTGGGGATTTCGACGCTCGAAGTTGAGGCGGCTCCGTACCTCGGACTCGGGAGTCCGGTCTGCGCAATTCTGGACGCCGGCCGCGGGCTTTTCTACGTTGCCAGGTACAACGCAGCCGGGAACTCGGATGGCGAGTACGCCGTCCAGACGCTCGAAGATCTGTCAGCGACGGTCGTCGTGCCGACGGTAATCTGCGGCGAGGACGCGGCTGCGAACTCCGCCGAGATCAGGCGGCGGCTGGGCGGAAGGGCAATCGTGTCAGCCGTTCCGCCGCCGACCCGCCGGGCGGCCGTGCTGGCCATGCTGGGCCACAGGTCGCTCGCTGCCGGCAGGGCGGATGACCCGGCCGCGCTGCAGCCGATCTACATGCGAGGCTCACAATTTGAGGCCGCCCAGAAGATCCTGGGCAGGTAGTTAGGAAGGAGCATTATCGTGCAGAGGACTCTTGTACTGTTGAAGCCGGATGCGGTCCAGCGAGGGCTCGTTGGAGAGCTTATCTCAAGGCTGGAGAGGCGCGGCCTGAAGATCGCGGGTATGAAGCTGATGACGATGAGCGAGGACCTTGCCAGAAGGCACTACTCGGAGCACGTCACGAAGAAGTTCTTCCCCGGCCTGCTGAAGTTCATCACCTCGTCGCCGCTGGTGGCGATGGTGATCGAGGGGCCGGACGCCGTAAATATCGTGCGCGCCACGATGGGCGTTACCAAGCCGGTGGACGCCACGCCGGGCAGCGTCCGCGGCGACTACGCGCTGTCAATCGGGATGAATCTGATCCACGGATCGGACTCGGAGGCCTCCGCCGCGAAGGAGATCGCCCTGTTCTTCTCGCCGCAGGAGATCGTCTCCTACACGCGGGACATCGACAAGTGGATCATAGAATCCTGACGGTCTCTACGGCCTTGGACCATGCTTTTTCGATGCTGTAATACTGTCGCTCCTCGGGGCGGAGGATGTGAATGATCACATCGCTGAAGTCCAGC of the SAR202 cluster bacterium genome contains:
- a CDS encoding formate dehydrogenase subunit alpha encodes the protein MTITLTINGSTVQVNPGASVLDAVNASGTYISQLCKDPDIKPIGACRTCLVQIEGQRGFPASCSVPAADGMKVVTDSPQLRAIRRGVVELTLAMVGGPSSKPSTQSPAPRTLPKDYRELTIAARWHEIDAPRWASRRREAVDASNPVFNIAMDACILCGRCAQACQDGHQFIGAIDFLGAGRKSRIGTFMDKPLLESICTTCGQCLSVCPTGAIEVKAPVKSVAKTVNTTCPYCGVGCGVKAQVDERDRIVAMLDDPANQSSVGMLCVKGRFGYTFVHHNDRLTTPLIRREGQLVEATWNEALDLISEKLAQYRGDEFATLCSAKATNEDGYVQQKFSRLVMQSNHIDHCTRLCHSPSVEAMLVALGSGATSNSYIDYEEAGCLVIIGSDANSNHPVAASRMRRAVIERGAKLIVINPRRIEMCDYAELWLRPRPGTDVALLNAMAKVILDEGLADMEFIEHRTENFEAWRDVVAKYDLQQAEELTGVPAKDIAKAARIYARPPFSGSCLIWGMGITQHTNGTANAHGLLNLAFVAGQLGKPGGGISPLRGQNNVQGCGDAGCLPTAFPGYQTINPSNVAKFTQAWGNHPIPPQMGMVVTDMVQAAMDGKLKAMYVTGENPLLSEPDLHHAEKAFKKLEFLVVQDIFLHETSQIAHVVLPAASFAEKDGTFTNSERRVQRVRKAVEPIGNSRPDWEILCDLATRMSRRLGLGLEKEFAFMHPAQIWDEMARLTPIVAGISYERLDKEGGIQWPCPTPDHPGTRYLYATDFPRGPRAKFVPFEQGAPAEELPTKRFPLILNTGRILYHWHGGTITCRADGLLARAPELQVSMSAEDGAKYGVADGEWIRVLSRRGELEGRATFTDKMRAGEVFVPFVKLRDHAANFLTNAAFDPNSKIPEYKVCAVRIEKIGAEGERKGEGRKKRAVV
- a CDS encoding tetratricopeptide repeat protein, with translation MKKTLLLLAAATIVVLGAVACGNEGKKRYEEGVQLLEQERWEDAVASLNEAIRLDAKNADAFYSRAKAQASLDRQAAAMQDVDEAIRLKADHAAAFALRGELKGDKGEYEGAVADLTEALRLEPNNAKALVLRGKAYAELRQAETSIADYTSAIALDANNAEAFLGRGTVYGATGKLDEAIRDLTDALRLNPVSSAARSQRGSVFARQGEFDRAIADFNEAIRLSPNTASYYGNRGIIYAEIGRPDEAIKDFNQLLAITPNSQAAQYFRGNAYVAMGEYELALADYGAILAVTPYDSEALLARSQAHAGLGLFEQALGDLNVYISMEPEDPVAYFHRGNVYADMDQHVDAIREFDKAIRLEPTLVEAYINRGNSFIVLEGFAEALSDYNKAIEVNPESPVAYNYRGMLFADGADDQAAARDFDEAIRLDDTYAEAYKNRAVALMNLDLVDRALGDLDDAIKLEPNYVDAYAYRAVAYTMLSKDAEAKADLDKAVELGADRAVMEQYLAGIRDRRVTDIPVP
- a CDS encoding metallophosphoesterase family protein, with translation MRALIVSDVHSNLEAFEGVIEDAQKRGGFDEIWSLGDLVGYGPDPGACVDLLRKHKNRSVAGNHDLAAVGRLSLEAFNTYAASAIHWAVAQLKEDHIKYLRDLPIRVETEDFTIVHGSPRDPVWEYVVSVAAATASFLHLGTKRCLVGHSHLPFLCKPQGQSAAFFDFPLDRPFALKNDRIIINPGSVGQPRDGDARASYALYNSKDKSVTHHRVKYDVAVTQKKMKERGLPGYLADRLPHGR
- the tsaE gene encoding tRNA (adenosine(37)-N6)-threonylcarbamoyltransferase complex ATPase subunit type 1 TsaE, with the translated sequence MRLDVDAFTYPLQGDLRPFRAKVRIETISNSPEETQRLGEILGAGARPGDIFLLTGRLGAGKTALTQGIVRGTGSPDIARSPTFVLVTEYAGRLPVYHMDLYRLGSAMDVLDIGVEEYLNGDGLCVIEWADKAKNVFPQEHLSIAIDYISDTVRRVVLSSESESYSQLLNTVQAQLERSRANGA
- the tsaB gene encoding tRNA (adenosine(37)-N6)-threonylcarbamoyltransferase complex dimerization subunit type 1 TsaB, translating into MELSIDTSTGFATVAVSDGGRIVSETTWRAGRNHSVDLAPTLLRTLSHAGVAISDIAAIFVAMGPGGFSALRVGMSLAKSLAMARSIPLLGISTLEVEAAPYLGLGSPVCAILDAGRGLFYVARYNAAGNSDGEYAVQTLEDLSATVVVPTVICGEDAAANSAEIRRRLGGRAIVSAVPPPTRRAAVLAMLGHRSLAAGRADDPAALQPIYMRGSQFEAAQKILGR
- a CDS encoding nucleoside-diphosphate kinase, translating into MQRTLVLLKPDAVQRGLVGELISRLERRGLKIAGMKLMTMSEDLARRHYSEHVTKKFFPGLLKFITSSPLVAMVIEGPDAVNIVRATMGVTKPVDATPGSVRGDYALSIGMNLIHGSDSEASAAKEIALFFSPQEIVSYTRDIDKWIIES